A portion of the Stegostoma tigrinum isolate sSteTig4 chromosome 44, sSteTig4.hap1, whole genome shotgun sequence genome contains these proteins:
- the LOC132207019 gene encoding late histone H2B.L4-like isoform X2 — protein MPQKYRPASRKGAKKIIKKAPGKAGKRRKRSRKESYGIYIYKVMKQVHPDTGISSKAMSIMNSFVNDIFERIAGEASRLAHYNKRRTISSREIQTAVRLLLPGELAKHAVSEGTKAVTKYTSSK, from the exons ATGCCTCAGAAATACAGACCTG CCTCCAGGAAGGGCGCTaagaaaatcatcaagaaggcACCGGGGAAAGCCGGCAAGAGAAGGAAACGgtccaggaaagaaagttacGGCATCTACATCtacaaagtgatgaagcaggttcaccccGACACCGGCATCTCCTCCAAGGCGATGAGCATCATGAACTCGTTCGTCAACGATATTTTTGAGCGTATCGCGGGGGAggcttcccgcctggcccattacaacaagcgcaggaccatcagctcccgggagatccagaccgcggtgcggctgctgctgcccggggagctggccaagcacgccgtgtcggagggtacaaaggcggtgaccaagtacaccagctcTAAGTGA
- the LOC132207035 gene encoding histone H4, with protein MSGRGKGGKGLGKGGAKRHRKVLRDNIQGITKPAIRRLARRGGVKRISGLIYEETRGVLKVFLENVIRDAVTYTEHAKRKTVTAMDVVYALKRQGRTLYGFGG; from the coding sequence ATGTCTGGAAGAGGCAAAGGAGGCAAAGGCCTGGGAAAAGGCGGAGCGAAGCGGCACCGCAAAGTGCTCCGTGATAACATCCAGGGCATCACGAAACCAGCCATCCGGCGCCTGGCTCGCCGTGGCGGGGTCAAGCGCATCTCGGGCTTGATCTACGAGGAGACCCGCGGGGTGCTGAAGGTTTTCCTGGAGAATGTGATCAGGGATGCGGTGACCTACACTGAGCACGCCAAGCGCAAGACGGTGACTgccatggatgtggtgtacgcTCTGAAACGCCAGGGCCGCACTCTGTATGGATTCGGCGGCTGA
- the LOC132207019 gene encoding late histone H2B.L4-like isoform X1, whose protein sequence is MADEKKAQQASRKGAKKIIKKAPGKAGKRRKRSRKESYGIYIYKVMKQVHPDTGISSKAMSIMNSFVNDIFERIAGEASRLAHYNKRRTISSREIQTAVRLLLPGELAKHAVSEGTKAVTKYTSSK, encoded by the coding sequence ATGGCCGATGAGAAGAAAGCGCAGCAAGCCTCCAGGAAGGGCGCTaagaaaatcatcaagaaggcACCGGGGAAAGCCGGCAAGAGAAGGAAACGgtccaggaaagaaagttacGGCATCTACATCtacaaagtgatgaagcaggttcaccccGACACCGGCATCTCCTCCAAGGCGATGAGCATCATGAACTCGTTCGTCAACGATATTTTTGAGCGTATCGCGGGGGAggcttcccgcctggcccattacaacaagcgcaggaccatcagctcccgggagatccagaccgcggtgcggctgctgctgcccggggagctggccaagcacgccgtgtcggagggtacaaaggcggtgaccaagtacaccagctcTAAGTGA
- the LOC132207048 gene encoding histone H3.2 yields the protein MARTKQTARKSTGGKAPRKQLATKAARKSAPATGGVKKPHRYRPGTVALREIRRYQKSTELLIRKLPFQRLVRELGTMNFN from the coding sequence ATGGCTAGAACCAAGCAGACAGCGCGCAAATCCACCGGAGGAAAAGCTCCTCGCAAGCAGCTGGCGACCAAAGCGGCCCGCAAGAGCGCTCCGGCCACGGGTGGAGTGAAGAAGCCTCATCGCTACCggcccggcacggtggctctaCGGGAGATCCGCCGCTACCAGAAATCCACCGAGCTGCTGATCCGCAAACTGCCGTTCCAGCGCCTGGTGCGGGAGTTAGGAACTATGAACTTTAATTAA